The Alphaproteobacteria bacterium genome contains the following window.
TTCGACCGCCTTGTAACCGACGAAAGGATTCGGCTTGATGACCTTCGCGCGCACCTGGAAAGCGCCGAGGGCGATGCCCTGTATCTCGACGAGTACCGCGCCCTGAGCACATCCGGAACGACGGGATTGACGGGCATATTCAGCTACAGCCGCCGTGAGTGGAGCATCGTGCTCGCGGACACGCTCCGCTGGCAGCATATGATCAGCGTCTCGCCGCGGTTTCCCAAGCGCGTGCGCATCGCCACGATCGGCGCCCACAATCCGGCCCATGTCAGCTACAGACTGTCCGCCAGCGGCAACTTCGGGCTGTACAAGATGCTCTGTTTGGACGCCACGACCGCCATCGCCACGCTTGTCGATGATTTGAACGATTTCCAGCCGGAAGTGCTGCTGCCCTACCCGTCGGTCGCGGCACTGCTCGCACAGGAGCAGTTGCTCGGCCGCCTGCGAATCCAGCCACGAGTCGTCTCGACACACAGCGAAGTCCTGACGGCCGATATGGCTGCGGTGATACAACAGTCATGGGGGGAGCCGCCCTTTGACCACTATGGCTTGAGCGAGCACCCCAATTGCGGATGCGCCTGCGGGCTGCGTCGAGGAGTCCATCTCTTCGAGGACCTGTTCATCGCCGAGGTCGTCGATGAGCACAACCGGCCTGTCCCCGCTGGCACGTCGGGACACAAGCTCTTGCTGACCAATCTCTACAATTACACCCAACCGCTGATTCGCTATGAAGTGTCGGACATGATCACGATCGATGCGAAACCGTGTCCCTGCGGGCGACCGTTTCGGAATGTCTCGAAGATCGGCGGCCGCAACGACGACATTATCTATCTGGCCGGCCTTGGCACAGATCGGATCGCCGTTCATCCCCTTCATTTCTATGATGCCATGGAGACCTTGACCGATATTCGGCAGTACCAAGTCATTGAAAAGCAAGGCGCCGTCGGCGTGCGAATCGTGCCGCGCGAGGGAGCCGATCAGGAGCGGCTTAGGCGAACGACGATCGATCGACTGAGCAATAGCCTGAAGTCTGCCGGCGTGGCAAAGCCGATGGTGCACGTGGATATCGTTGACACCATCGAGCGGCCGATTGAACGGATGGGAAAGGTAAAGCTCGTCCTCTCCTCATCGAGGCCACCCGACCGGCAAGACTCATCCATTGAATGACGGCGTAGGGACAGCCCGAAAGGCAGCTCTCTGTTGGTTGAGATCCCATATGGCGCCGAAAGGTCCGCGTGCGGAAACAACAACGAACCAGGACCGGACTGCCCGAATATGGCTGAGCGCCCAATTTTTGGCCCAACCTGAAACATAGGTGACACTTTCGGGTTTTGCGCCGGGGGTGTTGATGCCGTGGAAAAGCGAGTTCGGCAATGCAAGAACGTCTACGATTTGTTGCCCGTTTGTTAGATGGCGAGGGCATGAGCGATGTGTGCCGGTCTTTCCGTATATCCCGGTCAGAAGGTGGCGGGCTCCTACGCCGGCCAACAATTTGCCGTCGGCCAGAACGCACTCGATACGACCGAAGCGCCGACCCGGATCTTCGACATCGACTTCGCCGGCCGGCGCATCACCGCCGAGTGAGAGATCGGCTTTGGGACCGGCCCGTCGGGGCCGGTACGCCGCTATGTGGCGGTGCGACAATAAACTATAGGAGTCGGTAGGGTCGCCCTCCGCCGAGACGCCGCTGGCTCCTTTCCGGCGAATAGGGCATAAGAGCGCCATTCGAAACGGCCGTGCCGAATGGCCTTCAGGGGGCGGGAACGTGGCGATCATAGGGAGCGAATCGAGGCGGTCGATTGGATTCGACCGTGCGGCGCTAGTCGCCGTCCTGGTCGTCGTTTTCGCGGTCACGCTGGCCAACTCCAAGCCGGGCCGAGACAGTCTTTTCGATACCCAGTTCGTCGACATCGCCTTCAACATGGTCACTCTGGGGGTCTTCGCGCTCGAGCGGGATGAAGCCGGCGACGCCGTGCCGACCGCCGTCCGCGAGCCGGTCCAGCCCGCCTTCCTCGCGATCGCATTGGCGGTCTTCCTCGATCCGGACGCCGCCGGGGCCCGCTGCCTGTTCGAACACCCGTCGTCCTGTCCCGAACTGCTCGGGCCGCTCAAGATCGTCCAGGCGCTCACCATGGTGGCGCTGGCGTTGCTGATCTATGGGGCGACAGTCCGCCTCTGCGGACGCGGGTGGTGGGCGGTCATCGCCGTCGTGCTGTTCCTCTTTCAGGGCGACGCGATCCGGGATGCCGCGATCACTTTCATGTCGGAGCCGACGGCGGCGCTGCTGCTGATCGTTCACGCCTCTTTGTTGGCGCTGGTTGCGCAGGACCCGCGCCGCCGGTTGGCCGCCGCGCTGGCCGGCGTGGCGCTGGGTCTGCTGGTACTGACCAAGGCGATCTTCATCTTCTACATTGTCGGCGGGCTCGGGCTGCTGATAGTGCTAGCGCCGTTTACCCGGGCTCGACGGCTCGCGGCCTTCCGCCCGGCGGCAATCGTCTTGCTGATCGCCTTCGCCATCATGTCGGCTTGGATCGTGCGCAACATCGTCGTCGCCGATACGCCGCTGCTCACCCAGCGCGGCAACGGCGTCCTCGTTCGGCGCGTCGAGCATGCGACCATGGGCTGGAACGAGAGCGCCTCGAGCTTCGTCTACTACGCGCCCTATGTCGGCCGCGCGGCAGCCGAGGCGTGGCTCGCGCCCGAGCACTACGTCAGGTTGGATGGAGAATATCCCGGAGGCTACCACGCGCGCATGCGGGACGGAGGCGGGCTCGTCAATGCGCGGACGGCGGCCAATCTCGCGGAAACCGGCGGCCGCTTTGCGACCCTCATTCGGATCGTTACGCCGCTCCAAGTGATGATCGAAAACATGCCCAAGCACCTCGTACTGACCATATCGTTCCTGTGGCGCGGCATGGGTATGACGGTCTTCGACCGGTGGACCGGGATCGCCGTGATCGATGGAATCATCGGCGTCGGCGCGCGGATCTTCACAATCCTCCTGGTGCCGGCAGTGATCTGGGCGGCCATTCGAGCGCGGCGGCGGCGGCAGTGGCCGGTGCTCGTATTCCTGCTGCCGGGGCTCTATTCGATCCTTATCCACGCCTTCATCACGCACAACCTGCCGCGCTTCAACGCTCCGGTGATCCCCTGCGCTATCGTCGCGCTGGTCTGGCTGCTACACAGCCTGACGGCGGCCCGGCGCGAAACCGCGGCCGGTCAGCCGCGACGGCCTAAGCGCCAATGAAGCGAACGAGATGCGAGGTCACATCGCCCGGCGCTTCGAGCAGGATCGCATGCTTGAGATTTGACAGGATGACCAGCTCGGCGTCAGGCAATCGGTCGGCGATGAATCTATTGAGGCGTGGGTTGCAGCCGCCGTCCAGTTCCCCGGTCAAGACGAGCGATCGCGCCTCGATCTCATGAAGCCAGGGCGCCATCTCCGTTCCCGCGTAAATCCTAAATACGTTCATGAAGACCGCGGCATCGGTCGCCAGGACCTGCTTCAGCCGGCGCGCCACGATGTCGGCCTTGCGGTCGATGAAATCGTCCGTGAACCATCGGTCGACGAGCGTATCGAGGGTCGGCGCAATGCCGTCCTCCTCCATCGCGCGCACCACGGCCCGGACCCGGGCGCTATCCTCTTCGCTACGCCCGGCCGCGGTCGAAAGCAGGGCGAGCGAGAGAACGCGTCGCGGATATCGTCGTGCGTAGGCCGGGCCGATCATGCCGCCGAGCGAATGGCCGGCAATATGGGCGCGTTCGATCCCGGCGCGTTCGCGCACTCTTTCGAGGTCGTCGACCAACTCGTCGAGGCCGAATTCGCCCACCGGCAAGGGCGACGTGCCGTGGCCGCGGAGATCGTAGGTCACCACGGTGAAGTGCTCGCTGAGGGCGGGGACCATAAACCGCCACGCGTCCCGGGCGGCGCCGATGCCGTGGATCAACAGCAACGGCGGACCGCTGCCCTCGATTGTGAACTCACAGTCGATCGTGGTGCCCATCGCCGTCGGGTCCGCTCACTCCGGGCATTGGTCGGCGATGGCGAGCACCGTCATTCGGCGGCCGCGAATATCGGTGCCGTCCTCGCGCGGTCGACGAAATGGGGCATGACCTGCTCGGCGAAGCATTGAATGCAGTCCTGCGTTTCGGCCTGGCTGGCGCCGAAATTGACGTTCAGGATGACGCGATCGATTCCCGCCTCGGCGTAGCGGCCGAGTTTGTCGACCATTTCCGTCGGCGTACAAATCAACAGGCTTGCGGCGAGTTCCTCGACGGTCTGCTTGCGCGGCAACGGCGCGATCATGCCGTGCTTCACGATCCCAGGTCCGGTGAAGACGTTGTCGAAGCGGCTGTAATAGTCGTAGGCGGCTTGAATCTTGGCTTTCCGTTCGCTCTCGTCGTTGACGACGAAGGCCACGCGCGACAGCGACAACGTCAGGTCGCGGCCGGCGCCGTCCAACTCCGCCTTGCCGCGGCGGAAGGCGTCGACCTGGTCAAGCATGTGCTGGTTATCGCCGGCCAACGGCGTCGTTTGGATATGGAAGCCGCGCTTGGCACAGTGGTAGATGCCCGCCGGCGCCATCACCGCCATCATGATCGGCGGTCCGCCGGGACGCACCGGCCGCGGCATGATTGTCAACGGATCGAATTTGTAGAAATCGCCGTCCCAGGACACCTCTTCCTCGTGCAGCAGCGCGGTCAGGACGTCGAGCGATTCGTCGAACTTCGCCCGGGTGGTGTCGAGCGGGACCCCGAGCCGGCCCATCTCGAATCCGAAGGCGCCGCGGCCGACTCCCAGCATCAAGCGGCCATCGGTGAAGATATCCGCCGCGATCACCTCGCCGGCGAGGATTCGCATGTCGTGTAGCGGCAAGACCACGACCGAGGTCATGATCTTTATGCGTTTGGTCGCACCGGCGATCTTGACGGCGAACTGGAGTGGCGCCGGCATCAGCAGGATATTGATGAGATGGTGCTCAGTAAGCGACACGGCGTCGTAGCCGAGCCGGTCGGCCAGCACCGCCTGATCCAGCATGTCCCGATAGAGCCGATCGCCGCCATAGGACTTGTCGGGGTAATAGGCCGAGAGCTGAATACTGAAATCCATGGAGGCCTCCATCTGATCGGCCGCGGTGAGAGACGTCGAGTGTGGGGCAAATTTTTATATCTGGAAAACGAATTTAATTGGCTTAATAATTCCATTTTATCGAATTAATGTGAAAGCCAAGCAATGAATATCACGGCGCTCAAGACTTTCCTCGCCGTCGTCCAGACGGGAAACCTCAACAAGGCGGCCGTCCATTTGAACGTCTCGCAATCCACGGTGACGGCGCGGCTCGACTCGCTCGATGCGGTGCTTGGCCAGAGATTGTTGGTGCGCTCCCGGCGCGGCGCCGAGTTGACCAAGGCCGGCTTCGCCTTTCAACGGCATGCCGAGTTGGTCGTCCAATCGTGGGACCAGGCGCGCAAGGCCGTCGGCCTGCCCAAGGGGTTCTCGGGCCTGTTCAGTTTCGTCTGCCCGGGCGAGCTCTGGGACGGCGCCGGTTCAGCGTGGCTCGATCGGGTCCGGGACCGCCACCCCGACCTCGCGCTCGAGGCGTGGCCCGGCGACATGAACGAAGTCGGCCGCTGGCTTTCGAGCGGCCTCGTCGACGCGGCACTGATTGCCGAATCGCTTACCGGGCCGGGGCTGGCCTCGCACCGGGTCACCCCTGACCGACTGGTGCAGGTTTCGACCGTATGCCGAACCGTTCAGTCCTGGGACCCCGACTATATCTATGTCGATTTGGGCGCCGAGTTCCGCCGCCAGCATTCACGTGCCTGGCCGATCGATGAGACCGCCCACATGACGTTCGGTTCGAGCCGGTGGGCGCTCGATCATCTCTTGGAACATGGCGGGTCGGCCTATTTGCCGTGGCGGCTGAGTGCGACCCACGTGCGGCAGGGCCGACTCCATCCCGTCGAAGGGGCGCCGGAGTTTACCCGCGCCCTCTTTCTCGCCTGGCGCGAAGCGAGCCTCACCACCCATCCTTGGCTGAGGGATGCGATCGAGTGGATATGACCGGGCCGCGCGACCGGTCCCGCTCCGCCGATGCAAACCCGCGCCGAATCCCGGTGGCGCGAAGACGGCTCGCGCGACGGCTATTTCCGCTCCCATCCTTCCCGGGTACCTGCCAGGATGGCGGGGCCGGCCTCGGCTGTCGGCACGATCTCCATGATGTCGTTGTGGAAGAGCGGCCAGAACTTGGCACACAACCTGATCACCTCGGCCTTGGAGTCGGCCTCGAGCAGAACGTAGCCCTCGGTGTTGCTGATCCAGCCGGTGAATTTGACCGCACTGGGTCCCTCCACCAGTTCGTCGGCAGCGCCGACCATGTCGGTCCAGGCGGCGATCTCGCGGTCGCGATCGGTCGGCCAGGCGGCGGCGTTGCAGGTGAAATGGTTGATGTACATCGGCATGGCGTTTCCTCCCAGTGATTGGCTCGCCGCCTGAAAGCAACCAAGAATAGCGCCCGAGGCGGGACACCTGGTGACGATAGCCGCCGGTGCGGGTGGTGGGAAGGCCGAAACCAGGCCCTTCGGCTGGGCCCAGACGAGGGGCCGCCACCCGATTCACCGCAACAGTGTTTCGGCCGTCGCGCGCGACCCGTGGCCGTCACGGGCGTCGTTTGCTAGGCTTTAGGTCTAGGACAAGGGAGGCAATGAATGGCCGATGGTTTCACGGTGACAGAAACGATCGCCGCGCCGCCGGCGGAGGTCTGGGATTTCCTCACCAATTTCCGCCATGCCCAGGACTGGATGACCGGCATCGACGACATGACCCAGACCACGCCGGGTCCGCTCGAAGTCGGCACCCACCTCGAATTCAGGGCCCGCGGCAAGATGCGGCAGTCGCGGGTGACCGCGCTGGACCGCGGCGAGCGGATCGCGCTGACCTCGACCCAGGGCGGGGTGACCGCGACCTATACCTATTCCCTGGTGCCGGTCGGCGCGGGCACCGAAACCACGCTCCACGCCGTATGCGAGGCGACCGGGTTGTGGAAGCTCCTCCATCCGGTGATCGTTATCGCGATGAAGAAAAGCGACTCGTCGCATCTCGCCAAACTGAAGGCGGCGATGGCGCGGCACGGCTAGCGGCGGTGTTTACCTGTTCCCGCCACACACTCTGTCGAGATAGCGGATGAACTGCCAAATGTTACGCTCGATCGGGTGGAGCGCGCCATCGGGCAGCATCGGCGAAGCGGTGCCTCGATGCAGGCCCTCGACGACAGGCCTGTCCTCGCCATTAGCCATATCCATATAGGCCCTGAATTCATCCAGCCAGGACTCATACTCGGTGTCGGGCACGTCGGCGAGGATCTCCGGCGGGACTGCGACGCCCCACGTGGCGCGCATTGGATCGGTGCCGACCGGCTGCACGGAGATGTACCATAAATAATCCGGCATCAACGTCACCAGGTGGGCCGGGAAGACGCAGAAATCGACCATCATTCGCCGCCACTCGCCGTTCAGTCGCTTGTTGGCGGGATGCGCCGCACCGGGACGCTCATCGGACGGCTGCGCTGCCCGGTGATAGCCGTAATGGTCGCTGTCTTCGCCGCAGACATAGACATCCAATTTCTTGTGGTGACGGGCGAAGGTCTTCCGGTGGACGATGGGGACGTGATAGCTCTCGCTGAAGTTCTCGATCAGGTTCTTCCAGTTGGCGTTCCAGGTCATGGATTCGCGCATCACGGTTCGGTAGCAGGCCATGTCGTAGCGCCCGACTACATTGTCGCGCAAAGGCGCCAGCGACTTGGCCACGGTCTTGGTCTGATGATCGGCCAAGGTGACGTAGAGGAAGCCTTCCCAGACTTCGATCTGCAACCGGCGGAGGCCGTGTTTGGAAGGATCGAAGCCGTCCTTCATCTCCATATACGGGGCTCGAATCAGGTCCCCGGCACAATCGTAGGTCCAGGCGTGATAGGGACATGTAAACCGTTTGCGTGATCCCGTTTCGTCCGAGAGAAGGCGAGTGAATCGGTGGGCGCAAGCATTCACGAAGGCTTTGATGGAACCATCCGCCTGACGAACGACAATGATAGGCACACCCGCGATATTATGGGTCAGGTAATCGCCATGTGCCGCGATTTCATCCGCGCGCCCAACGCAAATCCATTCTCGCGCAAACATGGCTTCCCGCTCGAGTTCCAAGAACGCGCGAGAATGATGAATCTCGGGCGGAATGGGACGGGCATCCTCGAAAGGTCGGTCGGCCGATTCCTTCAGCCGTTCAAGAACAACCTTCAGAGGGAGTTCCGAGTGGGGGCAAGAGATGACCATTTCTGCGCATCCGTGATCCGAAGGTGGGCGTTGCTATAGCCGCAAATCATGATGACCGGTGGCCTAATCGCGGCCATCGTACTCAGGTATCGCCGATTAATGGAATAGGTTTGCCCCACCGCTACCGCCTTCTTACCCGTCGAGACGACATTCCTGGTGATCGTTGGCGGTGCGATGAAGAAAAGCGACTCTTCGCATCTCGCCAACCTGAAGGCGGCGATAGCGCGGCACGATTGGCAGCGGCGGCTCCTGTACCAAAACCACCGATCCTGCTCATTCCGGCAATCCGGCGCGGGTCAAGGCTTCGATCAGCCTCTCGCAATGCGCGACGTTTTTGAGCCCTTGCGATTTGGCGAATCGCCGGGCGCTGAATTCCGGATCCAGTTCGAGCACTTTCATGCGCATTGCCGCGGCTTCATCGGTGAGGTCGAGCTCGGCCGCGAGGGCCGCGGCGAGGACGGGCCCGGGATAGAAATCAGGAACGTTAGCGACGGTTTCCCGGATGATGCGGAGCGCTTCGGCTAGGTTGCCGAGCATATAATTGCACTGACATTGGGCCATGATGAACCAGCCCGGGGGGCTGGCCATGTCGCCCGCGGCCTTGGTGAGTTGCGCCAAGGCATCGGCGGGTCTATCGGCGCTCATCAGAGCCAGAGCGAACGTCCCTCGGCAGGCCGCATCGTTGGGTTCCATGTCGAGCGCGGTTTGGGCGGCGGCGATTGCTGCATTGTAGTTTCCGTGGGCGATTTCGACCCCCCGCTTGACCGAATACGGTCTGATGTCGTTTGGCGCCTCGACGACGGATCGCTCGAATATGGCCTGCGCCTTGGCTAGGTAATCCCGCGCCGCTGCGTCATCCGAGATCATCGCCAAAAAGGAATAGCAGTATCCGGCGCCCATGAGTGGAGCCAGATAGTCG
Protein-coding sequences here:
- a CDS encoding phenylacetate--CoA ligase family protein: MALLAQLKRYGDALNAVRFSRMLISRERWSREELTRHQHRELDKLVRYAMAHSPFYRDLYRDLAGDEVPPLDALPIINKPMVMDNFDRLVTDERIRLDDLRAHLESAEGDALYLDEYRALSTSGTTGLTGIFSYSRREWSIVLADTLRWQHMISVSPRFPKRVRIATIGAHNPAHVSYRLSASGNFGLYKMLCLDATTAIATLVDDLNDFQPEVLLPYPSVAALLAQEQLLGRLRIQPRVVSTHSEVLTADMAAVIQQSWGEPPFDHYGLSEHPNCGCACGLRRGVHLFEDLFIAEVVDEHNRPVPAGTSGHKLLLTNLYNYTQPLIRYEVSDMITIDAKPCPCGRPFRNVSKIGGRNDDIIYLAGLGTDRIAVHPLHFYDAMETLTDIRQYQVIEKQGAVGVRIVPREGADQERLRRTTIDRLSNSLKSAGVAKPMVHVDIVDTIERPIERMGKVKLVLSSSRPPDRQDSSIE
- a CDS encoding Rieske 2Fe-2S domain-containing protein is translated as MVISCPHSELPLKVVLERLKESADRPFEDARPIPPEIHHSRAFLELEREAMFAREWICVGRADEIAAHGDYLTHNIAGVPIIVVRQADGSIKAFVNACAHRFTRLLSDETGSRKRFTCPYHAWTYDCAGDLIRAPYMEMKDGFDPSKHGLRRLQIEVWEGFLYVTLADHQTKTVAKSLAPLRDNVVGRYDMACYRTVMRESMTWNANWKNLIENFSESYHVPIVHRKTFARHHKKLDVYVCGEDSDHYGYHRAAQPSDERPGAAHPANKRLNGEWRRMMVDFCVFPAHLVTLMPDYLWYISVQPVGTDPMRATWGVAVPPEILADVPDTEYESWLDEFRAYMDMANGEDRPVVEGLHRGTASPMLPDGALHPIERNIWQFIRYLDRVCGGNR
- a CDS encoding alpha/beta fold hydrolase gives rise to the protein MGTTIDCEFTIEGSGPPLLLIHGIGAARDAWRFMVPALSEHFTVVTYDLRGHGTSPLPVGEFGLDELVDDLERVRERAGIERAHIAGHSLGGMIGPAYARRYPRRVLSLALLSTAAGRSEEDSARVRAVVRAMEEDGIAPTLDTLVDRWFTDDFIDRKADIVARRLKQVLATDAAVFMNVFRIYAGTEMAPWLHEIEARSLVLTGELDGGCNPRLNRFIADRLPDAELVILSNLKHAILLEAPGDVTSHLVRFIGA
- a CDS encoding LysR family transcriptional regulator, with the translated sequence MNITALKTFLAVVQTGNLNKAAVHLNVSQSTVTARLDSLDAVLGQRLLVRSRRGAELTKAGFAFQRHAELVVQSWDQARKAVGLPKGFSGLFSFVCPGELWDGAGSAWLDRVRDRHPDLALEAWPGDMNEVGRWLSSGLVDAALIAESLTGPGLASHRVTPDRLVQVSTVCRTVQSWDPDYIYVDLGAEFRRQHSRAWPIDETAHMTFGSSRWALDHLLEHGGSAYLPWRLSATHVRQGRLHPVEGAPEFTRALFLAWREASLTTHPWLRDAIEWI
- a CDS encoding LLM class flavin-dependent oxidoreductase, whose translation is MDFSIQLSAYYPDKSYGGDRLYRDMLDQAVLADRLGYDAVSLTEHHLINILLMPAPLQFAVKIAGATKRIKIMTSVVVLPLHDMRILAGEVIAADIFTDGRLMLGVGRGAFGFEMGRLGVPLDTTRAKFDESLDVLTALLHEEEVSWDGDFYKFDPLTIMPRPVRPGGPPIMMAVMAPAGIYHCAKRGFHIQTTPLAGDNQHMLDQVDAFRRGKAELDGAGRDLTLSLSRVAFVVNDESERKAKIQAAYDYYSRFDNVFTGPGIVKHGMIAPLPRKQTVEELAASLLICTPTEMVDKLGRYAEAGIDRVILNVNFGASQAETQDCIQCFAEQVMPHFVDRARTAPIFAAAE